Genomic DNA from Pseudomonas helmanticensis:
AAGCTTGCTGTCTCCGGATGCCCACGCAACTGCTCGGAAGCGGGCATCAAGGACGTAGGAATAATCGGCGTCGACTCCGGTTGGGAGATGTACATCGGTGGCAACGGCGGGATCAAAACCGAAGTTGCCGAATTCTTCGTCAAGCTGAAAACCGCCGAGGAAGTGCGCGAATACAACGGTGCCTTCCTGCAGCTGTATCGCGAAGAAGCCTTCTACCTCGAACGCACCGTGCACTACCTGCAACGGGTCGGCATGGAGCACATCAAGAAAGCCGTGCTGGAGGACCCGGAGCGCCGCAAGGCCCTGAACGAGCGCCTGCAATTCTCCCTGTCATTCGAACAGGATCCGTGGAAAGAACGCCTGGCCCAGCCGCAACTGAAGAAAGAATTTGACGTGATCCCGGTGAAAAACCTGGAGGTGCCGGCATGAACTGGCTCGATATCTGTGCTCTCGAAGAGATCAACGCCCTCGGCTCGCGGATCATTGCCGGGCCAAAAGGTGACATCGCGATTTTTCGTACAAGTGACGATGAGGTTTTCGCCCTCGACGACCGCTGCCCGCACAAGGGCGGGCCGTTATCGCAAGGCCTGATCTACGGTAAACGCGTCGCTTGCCCGCTGCACAACTGGCAGATCGACCTGCAATCCGGTGAAGCCCAGGCGCCGGACATCGGTTGCGCGCATCACCATCCGGCGCGGGTCGAAAACGGTCGGGTGCAGTTGGCCCTGCGGGAAGCCATCTGATGAACCGCCAGACGACCGCCTCGACCTGCTGTTATTGCGGGGTCGGCTGCGGCGTGCTGATCGAGCATGACGGCGAACGTATTTTCGGCGTCAGCGGCGATCCGGCGCATCCGGCCAACTTCGGCAAACTCTGCAGCAAAGGCTCGACGCTGCACCTGACCGGCGACCTCGCGGCCCGCGCGCTATACCCGGAATTACGTTTGGGAAAAAACCTGGCGCGCAGTCGCACGGATTGGGACACCGCGCTGGAACATGCTGCCAACGTGTTCGCCGAGACCATCGCCGAACACGGCCCGGACAGCGTGGCGTTCTATATCTCCGGGCAACTGCTGACCGAGGACTACTACGCCTTCAACAAACTGGCGCGGGCGCTGGTCGGCACCAACAACATCGACAGCAATTCACGCTTGTGCATGTCGTCGGCGGTGGTCGGCTACAAGCGCAGCCTTGGCGCCGATGCGCCGCCGTGCAGCTATGAAGATCTGGAGCTCAGCGATTGCGTGATGATCGTCGGCAGCAACATGGCCTACGCCCATCCGGTACTTTTCCGTCGACTGGAAGAGGCAAAATCGCGCCGCCCACAGATGAAAGTCATCGTCATTGATCCACGGCGCACCGACACCTGTGACCTCGCCGATCTGCATCTGGCGATTCTTCCCGGCACCGATGTCGCTTTGTTCCATGGGATTTTGCACCTGCTGTTGTGGGAAGACTGGATCGACCGTGAATTCATCAAGGCGCACACCGAAGGCCTCGCCGAACTGAAGAGCTTGGTACGCGATTACACCCCGCAGATGGTGTCGCAACTGTGCGGGATCAGCGTCGAGCAATTGCAGCAATGTGCCGAATGGGTCGGCACGTCACCGAGTTTCCTGTCGCTGTGGTGCATGGGCTTGAACCAGTCCACCGCCGGCAGCGCGAAAAACAGCGCATTGATCAATCTGCACCTCGCCACCGGGCAAATCGGTCGGCCCGGTGCAGGACCTTTCTCTTTGACCGGTCAGCCGAATGCCATGGGTGGCCGCGAAACCGGCAGCCTGTCGAATCTGTTACCGGGCCATCGCGACGCGGCCAACCCTGAGCACCGCGCGGAAGTGGCGGCTTATTGGGGTGTCGATCGGTTGCCGGAAAACACCGGACTGAGTGCCATCGAACTGTTCGAACAGGTGCGCAACGGCAAGATCAAGGCGTTGTGGATCGCCTGCACCAACCCTGCGCAATCGATGCCCGATCAACACTCGGTGCGGGCAGCGCTTGAGGCCTGCCCGTTTGTGGTCCTGCAAGAAGCCTTTCGCACCACCGAAACCGCGGCGTTCGCCGATCTGCTGCTACCCGCCGCCAGTTGGGGCGAGAAAGAAGGTTCGGTGACCAATTCCGAGCGGCGAATTTCCCACGTGCGCAAAGCCATTCTCCCACCTGGCGAAGCGCGTCCGGATTGGGCGATCACGGTGGATTTCGCACAACGGCTGGAGAAACGTCTGCGTCCCGCTGAATCGAGCCTGTTCAAATTCGATCAGCCGTGGCAGTTGTTCGATGAATTCATAGAGCTGACACGCGGGCGCGATCTGGATATGTCCGGGATCAGCCACGCCTTGCTCGACCAGATCGGGCCGCAACAGTGGCCCTTCCCCACCGGCGCCCGGCAGGGAACCGTGCGCCTCTATGAAGACGGCGTTTTTCCTACGGCCAACGGACGCGCGCAGTTCATTGCCGAGCCGTATCGCGCTGCCAAAGAGCAGCGTGACGCGCGCTTCCCGTTGACGCTGATCACCGGCCGCCTGCGCGATCAATGGCACGGTATGAGCCGCACCGGCACCGCTGCGCAGTTGTTCGGGCATGTCAGCGAAGCGGTGCTGAGCCTGCACCCGGACGAATTGCGTCGGCAGCGTTTGCAGCCGGGCGATCTGGTCAATCTGAAAAGTCGTCGCGGCGCGGTGATCGTCGCGGTCGGCAGCGATGACGGTGTAAGGCCGGGCCAGGCCTTTTTACCGATGCACTGGGGCGACCGGTTTCTCAAGGGCGGCGTCAACAGCCTGACCCTGTCGGCCTTCGATCCGTTGTCGAAGCAGCCGGAACTCAAACACAGCGGCGTGCGCCTGGAACCGGTGAATTTGCCTTGGCAGCTTTTCGCACTGATCGAGGGTGATGTTCAACGGCATTTCGAGACGCTACGACCGCTCTGTGAGGCGTTTTCCTACGTAAGTCTCAGCCTTGTCGGACGTGAACGATCGGCATTGCTGATACGTGCTGCCAGCAGCGAGGCGCCGAATCCGCAATTGCTCGGTGCTATCGACCAGTGCCTGTCACTGATCGACGGGCCGGTATTGGCCTATGACGATCCGCGTCGGGCGATCGGTAAACGGGTGCGCATCGAAAACGGCCGGATTACGGCGATTCGACTGGCCGGCGAAACCCTCGCGCAACATTGGTTGCAAAGCCTGTGGCTGGAGGGCCGTGCCGACGAGCAGTTGCGGCGTTGGCTGCTGGCGCCCATGAGTGCGCCACCGGGGAGCGTCGGCGGGCAGGTCGCCGTGGATAAAACCCTGTGCAATTGCAGGAACGTCAGCTTCAACGCGGTCTGTGCCGGCATTCGCCAAGGCCTGGATTTGCAGGGTTTGAAAAACAATTTGGGCTGCGGCACGCAATGCGGCTCGTGCGTCCCGGAAATAAAGCGCTTGCTGGCTGCCGAGTTGCAGCCGGTCGCCGTCATCTGATGAGGAACACTGCATGAATGCAAAAGTCTGGCTGGTGGGCGCAGGCCCCGGCGACCCGGAACTGTTGACCCTCAAGGCCGTGCGCGCATTGCGCGAGGCGGCGGTGGTGCTGATCGATGACCTGGTCAACGACGCGGTGCTTGCGCACTGCCCTGGCGCGCGAATCATTGCCGTGGGTAAACGCGGTGGCTGCCGCTCGACACCGCAGGCGTTTATCCATCGGTTGATGCTGCGTTATGCCCGCCAGGGAAAGTGCGTGGTACGCCTCAAGGGTGGTGATCCGTGCATTTTCGGCCGTGGCGGTGAAGAAGCGCAGTGGATGCGTGAACGCGGGGTTGAAGTGGAATTGGTCAATGGCATTACCGCCGGACTGGCCGGGGCGACGCAGTGCGATATTCCGCTGACGCTGCGCGGTGTGGCGCGCGGCGTGACGCTGGTGACGGCGCACACCCAGGACGACAGCCAGTTGAACTGGCAGGCGTTGGCGCAGGGCGGCACGACGCTGGTGATTTACATGGGCGTGGCCAAGCTGGGCGAGATTCGCGATCAGCTGTTGGCGGGCGGGATGGCGGCGGATACGCCGGTGGCGATGATCGAGAATGCTTCGTTGCCGGAGCAGCGGGAATGCCGCAGTGATCTGCGGGGCATGGGAGAGGATGCGTGTGCGTTTGGACTGAAAAGCCCGGCGATTCTGGTGATTGGTGCGGTGGCGGCTGTTGCTGAAGAGCAAAAGATCGCAGCCTGCAGCAGCTCCTACAGCACGTGTGCAGATTTCATGCAGGAGCTGCCGCAGGCTGCGATCTTTTAAAGCTTCAAAGCCAAATCGCAGGCAAAGAAAAGCCCGGCCTAAGCCGGGCTTTCCTCAGAGCGGCAGCTAATTACTTAGCTTGAGCTTCAACCTGCGCTTCTACGCGACGGTTTACAGCGCGGCCAGCTTCAGTTTTGTTGTCAGCAACTGGGCGGGATTCGCCGTAGCCAACAGACTGAACGCGGGACGATTCAACACCGTACTGGTTGGTCAGAACTTGCTTAACGGCGTTTGCACGACGCTCGGACAGTTTCTGGTTGTAAGCGTCAGGACCGACGGAGTCAGTGTGACCTTCAACAGTAGTGGTGGTGGATGGGTACTGCTTCATGAAGTCAGCCAGGTTCTTGATGTCGCCGTAGCTGTTGGTTTTAACAACAGACTTGTCGAAATCGAACTTAACGTCCAGCTCAACACGAACAACTTCAGCAACTGCTGGGCAGCCATCAGCGTCAACAGTTACGTTGGCTGGGGTGTCCGGGCACTTGTCAACGTTGTCGCAAACGCCGTCGTTGTCGCTGTCGGAGCAGACTTCAGCTGGTGCTGGAACTGGAGCAGCAGCAGGCTTGGAGCCGCCACCGAAGTTCACACCGATACCAACGCTAGGAGCCCACTCGGTGTCGCCCTGGTCGATATTGTATTGAGCTTCAACGCCAGCACGGGCGTAGAAGTTCTCGGTGAAGTACAGCTTGGCACCAGCGCCAACGTTGGCGAAGGTGGAGCGGTTACGACCGGACTCGTTCTGACCGATGCTCTGATCGGAGAAACCAGCCGAAACGTATGGACGGACCATGTCGCCTGGGTTGTTGAAGTGGTACAGAGCGTCCAGAGCGGTGTTGGCGCCCTTGATGTTACGGCCGTTGTCGGCACGTACGTTGTGCACTTCGTCGTAGCCCAGACGCAGTTCAACGTCGTCGGTCAGGAAGTAACCAACCGAACCACCGAAGAGGTTGCCGTTGTTCTTGAAGTTACGAGCGCTGTCGAATTGTTCTTTCTTTGCGAAGCCTTCGATTTCAACTGCGCCTTGGCCTTGTGCCAGAGCGCCGAACGAAGTGGCGGCAATCAGAGAACCAATGGCCAAGCCCAAGGTGTTTTTCAGTTTCATCCGTTAAATCCCCATCTGGTGATTGTGAAGCAGTCCCGCAAACCGGGGGACAACTCGGCGGCAAGTCTATCAGAACTTGCCTACACGTAAGAGATATTTGCGCTGAACTAAGTTTCAGCAATGCCTGCAAATTTCTCACGCAATTTATCTAGAGCACGTTTGTATCGCATTTTTGTCGCACTCAAACCCATGTGCATGATGTCTGCGATCTCCTGAAATTCCAGCTCTGCGACAAATCGTAGCACCAGAATTTCGCGGTCGATCGGGTTCACATACACCAGCCAGCGATCGAGTCCGCCCTTCTCCTCGGCTTTAGGCGTCTTTTCTTCAGACGCTTCCTCGAGGGGGTCAAGACTCAATGCGTCCATCAAGCGACGCTTTCGCCGTTCCTTCCGATACTGCGTAATACATTCGTTGTACGTGATGCTATATAGCCATGTCTTGAACTTCGATTTCCCCTCGAAGTTCTTCAGGCCATACAGCACCTTCAACATGACTTCCTGACAGACATCGTCCGCGTCGCGATCGTTCCCAAGATATCTCGCACAGACGTTAAATAATGTTCGCTGGTAACGCCGCATCAGTTCTTCATAAGCGCGCGTTACGTGAAAAAGCTCGGTATGCGAGCGCGCGACCAACTCCTCATCAGAGAGCTCGCGGGGGTCGTAGCGCGTAGATAGCGTTTGGGCTTTATTCAAAACAAGTCGTGCCGACAGTCAGGTCAATGTCCACCGCAACCAGCATCAGCTGGCATTTTGCGGCGGCATACATTAGCAGGGTTTGCCGGATTAGCGGCTACTCACATGCTGTTCCAGCAGGATCCGATTGGAGAGTGAGACTAGCTCACCTTCATCGGTCAGCAATGTGGTTTTAACCGTGCCGATCTCTTCGATCTGGCCTTCGACCTCGCCAACACGCACTTGTTGCCCAACCTGATACAACTCACGCACATAGATTCCCGCAAGAATCTGACCGGCAATTTCCCGGCTTCCCAAACCCATGGCCAGCGCAACCGCCAGACCAACGGTAATCAATACAATGACAATCACATGGTTCAGCAGGTCGGTCTTGACCTCAAGCTGACTGATCGCGACCGAGATGCTGATGATGATTACCAGCCCCTGAGCAATTCGCCCAAGCCCTGAAGCGTAGTCGAGCCCTACGCCTTCTGCCGCCCCGCGCACCAGCCCGTTGGCCAGTTGCGCGAGCAAAACACCTACCAGCAACACCAGGGCCGCACCGAATACTTTCGGCAAATACAGCGCCAACATATCCAGCGTAGCTGAAACTCGCTCAAGTCCAAGGGATTCTGCTGCAGAAACCAGGAAAATCAGCAGAACGAACCAATAGACGATTTTGCCGATGAGCGTCGAGATCGGCACTTGCAGCCCCGCGCGCGACATCAACTTGGTCAAACCGGTGCCGCCCATCAGGCGATCGAGACCCAGTTTGGCGAGCAATTTGGACAGCAAGGTATCGAGCAGCTTGGCCACAACGAAACCCAACAGCAGCACGACCAGTGCGCCGAACAGGTTCGGAATGAAGTTGGCTACTTTGGTCCACAACGCAGTCATTGCAGTGACGAGGCTCTGAGTCCAGAGGTCGAGTTCCATATTCAATCAGCCTTATCAGCAGTGCGAGCGGTAGGTTTACGAAGACGGGAAACCGGCGAGACATGCGCCGATCCATTATTCAGGGCAATCATCAGCGCGGGCAGCCAGCGGCCCAGCAGGCTGAACAGATCACCGGCGCCGACCTGGCGGTTGGCGGTTTTGAGTACGCGGCCCAGACAGGCATCGTCGTCGCGGCTGGACGGCGAAGCGTTGAGCATGTCACGCAAAGACTGTTCAAACGGATCGTGCATACGCACCTCTCGTGATGTCTGTGAAAGACGCGGGCAGATTTGCTCGGGTCACATGCGCCATCTTCAGACCCAGCGCAAACGACGAAATAACCACCACTGACCGAAGGCCAGGGCGAGCACCGTCAAACAGGCGATCAGGAAACCATAAGGGCTGCTGGAGAAGGGAATTCCGCCAACATTTATACCCAGCAGACCGGTGATGAAACTCATCGGCAAAAAGATGCAGGTGATGATCCCGAAGCGATACATCGTGCGGTTCATGCGCTCGCTCAAGCGCCGGTCTTCCGCCTCCAGCACAAGCCCCACGCGCTCTCGGGTCAATTCGAGCTCTTCGAGGTAGCGCGTCAGGCTGTTGTTCAATTCGTTCCAGTAGTCGGCATCGTCATCGACGAACCACGGCATTTTTATCCGCGTCAGTTGGCCGAAAATATCCCGCTGCGGTGCCAGGAAACGCTTCAGTCCGGCAGCCCTGCGCCGGATGTGCAAAATGGCCCCATGCTCGGGGGTGTACCGTTCGTCGGCATCCATCTTTTCTTCTTCCTCATCGGCGATTTCCGAGAGGCAAGTGACCAGATCCTGCACCTTGTTGGTGAGGAACTGGGCCAGATAAAGAATCAGTTCCGACGCGGTGTTCGGGCCTTTGTCGTCGGCCAGTTCCGACAACAGTTCATCGGTGGCGCGCAATGGCCGTAACCGCAGGGAAATCACCCGTTGCGCGGAGGCGAAAATCCGCACCGAGACCATGTCTTCCGGCTCGGCACCCGGATTGAGGTTGACCCCTCGCAGAAACAACAGCAGCTCGGAGTCCGGCAGCGGCAACAAACGCGGTCGGGTGTTCTCTTCCAACAGCAGATCGCAGGTGAATTCGTTGAGACCGCTGGATTTGCGCAGCCAGGTCTGGGTCTGCGGATGGCTGCGATCCCAATGCAGCCACAGGCTTTCGTGGGCCTGCAACTGCAAATCGTCGAGCTCAGTCCGGGCTATCGAACGCGCACCGCCTTTACCGTCCAGCACCAGGGCATGCACCAGCCCCCATTGCGCGTTTTCTTCCTCGAACATCCGCATCCCTTTGTCGAAATCTTATTCAGGCATTTTCAGCGGACTCGGCGAGATGATCACGCCGTTGTTGTCCGCATAAATGTATTGGCCCGGGTGGAACGTCACGCCGGCAAACGTTACCGGGACGTTAAGGTCGCCGATGCCGCGCTTGTCGGTTTTCATCGGGTGGCTGGCCAGTGCCTGCACGCCCAGATCGGTCTGCGCGATAACGTCGACGTCACGGATGCAGCCGTAGATCACCAGCCCTTCCCAGCCGTTTTTGGCGGCCTTCTCGGCGAGCATGTCACCCAGCAATGCACGGCGCAGTGAACCGCCGCCATCGACCACCAGCACCTTGCCATTGCCCTTGAGATCGACTTGTTCCTTGACCAGCGAGTTGTCTTCGAAACATTTGATGGTCACGATTTCGCCGCCGAAGGAATCACGGCCGCCGAAATTGCTGAACATCGGTTCCAGCACCTGCACCAGCTCCGGATAGGCGTCGCACAGGTCAGGCGTGAGGTAATGGTTCATCGAAAAACTCCTGTAACAAGGAAGACGATCAAGGATGACGCACTCTTTTGAGACGAGTTCCGGTGGTCGCTGTTTACCTTAGTTCATGCAATGGTCGCTGAACCAACCTGAACAAACGCTGAAACGTAATCGCTAAACAGCCACCCAATATGACCAGAACCAAACAATCCGTCATATCTTAGCCGCAAGCCGACTCGAACGAAATGGCCTTTTCCGAGCCTTCAGCTCAGACCGCCGCAGCCAGATCGGGCTTCTCGCCGCGCAATGGCGACGTTTGATCGCTCAGCCAGCGCGCCACCAACGGCCAGACTTCAGCTTGCGCCGCTTTGCTCACCAACATCTCGACATGGCCGAAATTATCGTGGAAGCCCTGCTCGCGCCCCAGATTGATGAATTGCTTATGCTCGGAACCAACCTGCTCGAACAGTTTGCGACACGCCCACGTCGGATCCTGATGATCGCCCGCCGCACTCACCGCCAGCACCGGCACTTGAACGTCGGCCAGCCCAGCCCACCAATCCTTGTCCTTATCGCCAAAACGCCCGAACAAGCCGTACCAGCGCATGCTTTCGATGGCCAGACCGATCGGCTCGTCTTCCGGGCCGCGCTTGAGACGCGAACCGGACAATTGCGCAAAGCG
This window encodes:
- the nirD gene encoding nitrite reductase small subunit NirD produces the protein MNWLDICALEEINALGSRIIAGPKGDIAIFRTSDDEVFALDDRCPHKGGPLSQGLIYGKRVACPLHNWQIDLQSGEAQAPDIGCAHHHPARVENGRVQLALREAI
- a CDS encoding nitrate reductase; its protein translation is MNRQTTASTCCYCGVGCGVLIEHDGERIFGVSGDPAHPANFGKLCSKGSTLHLTGDLAARALYPELRLGKNLARSRTDWDTALEHAANVFAETIAEHGPDSVAFYISGQLLTEDYYAFNKLARALVGTNNIDSNSRLCMSSAVVGYKRSLGADAPPCSYEDLELSDCVMIVGSNMAYAHPVLFRRLEEAKSRRPQMKVIVIDPRRTDTCDLADLHLAILPGTDVALFHGILHLLLWEDWIDREFIKAHTEGLAELKSLVRDYTPQMVSQLCGISVEQLQQCAEWVGTSPSFLSLWCMGLNQSTAGSAKNSALINLHLATGQIGRPGAGPFSLTGQPNAMGGRETGSLSNLLPGHRDAANPEHRAEVAAYWGVDRLPENTGLSAIELFEQVRNGKIKALWIACTNPAQSMPDQHSVRAALEACPFVVLQEAFRTTETAAFADLLLPAASWGEKEGSVTNSERRISHVRKAILPPGEARPDWAITVDFAQRLEKRLRPAESSLFKFDQPWQLFDEFIELTRGRDLDMSGISHALLDQIGPQQWPFPTGARQGTVRLYEDGVFPTANGRAQFIAEPYRAAKEQRDARFPLTLITGRLRDQWHGMSRTGTAAQLFGHVSEAVLSLHPDELRRQRLQPGDLVNLKSRRGAVIVAVGSDDGVRPGQAFLPMHWGDRFLKGGVNSLTLSAFDPLSKQPELKHSGVRLEPVNLPWQLFALIEGDVQRHFETLRPLCEAFSYVSLSLVGRERSALLIRAASSEAPNPQLLGAIDQCLSLIDGPVLAYDDPRRAIGKRVRIENGRITAIRLAGETLAQHWLQSLWLEGRADEQLRRWLLAPMSAPPGSVGGQVAVDKTLCNCRNVSFNAVCAGIRQGLDLQGLKNNLGCGTQCGSCVPEIKRLLAAELQPVAVI
- the cobA gene encoding uroporphyrinogen-III C-methyltransferase, whose translation is MNAKVWLVGAGPGDPELLTLKAVRALREAAVVLIDDLVNDAVLAHCPGARIIAVGKRGGCRSTPQAFIHRLMLRYARQGKCVVRLKGGDPCIFGRGGEEAQWMRERGVEVELVNGITAGLAGATQCDIPLTLRGVARGVTLVTAHTQDDSQLNWQALAQGGTTLVIYMGVAKLGEIRDQLLAGGMAADTPVAMIENASLPEQRECRSDLRGMGEDACAFGLKSPAILVIGAVAAVAEEQKIAACSSSYSTCADFMQELPQAAIF
- a CDS encoding OmpA family protein — its product is MKLKNTLGLAIGSLIAATSFGALAQGQGAVEIEGFAKKEQFDSARNFKNNGNLFGGSVGYFLTDDVELRLGYDEVHNVRADNGRNIKGANTALDALYHFNNPGDMVRPYVSAGFSDQSIGQNESGRNRSTFANVGAGAKLYFTENFYARAGVEAQYNIDQGDTEWAPSVGIGVNFGGGSKPAAAPVPAPAEVCSDSDNDGVCDNVDKCPDTPANVTVDADGCPAVAEVVRVELDVKFDFDKSVVKTNSYGDIKNLADFMKQYPSTTTTVEGHTDSVGPDAYNQKLSERRANAVKQVLTNQYGVESSRVQSVGYGESRPVADNKTEAGRAVNRRVEAQVEAQAK
- the sigX gene encoding RNA polymerase sigma factor SigX, which codes for MNKAQTLSTRYDPRELSDEELVARSHTELFHVTRAYEELMRRYQRTLFNVCARYLGNDRDADDVCQEVMLKVLYGLKNFEGKSKFKTWLYSITYNECITQYRKERRKRRLMDALSLDPLEEASEEKTPKAEEKGGLDRWLVYVNPIDREILVLRFVAELEFQEIADIMHMGLSATKMRYKRALDKLREKFAGIAET
- a CDS encoding mechanosensitive ion channel family protein produces the protein MELDLWTQSLVTAMTALWTKVANFIPNLFGALVVLLLGFVVAKLLDTLLSKLLAKLGLDRLMGGTGLTKLMSRAGLQVPISTLIGKIVYWFVLLIFLVSAAESLGLERVSATLDMLALYLPKVFGAALVLLVGVLLAQLANGLVRGAAEGVGLDYASGLGRIAQGLVIIISISVAISQLEVKTDLLNHVIVIVLITVGLAVALAMGLGSREIAGQILAGIYVRELYQVGQQVRVGEVEGQIEEIGTVKTTLLTDEGELVSLSNRILLEQHVSSR
- a CDS encoding zinc transporter ZntB; this translates as MFEEENAQWGLVHALVLDGKGGARSIARTELDDLQLQAHESLWLHWDRSHPQTQTWLRKSSGLNEFTCDLLLEENTRPRLLPLPDSELLLFLRGVNLNPGAEPEDMVSVRIFASAQRVISLRLRPLRATDELLSELADDKGPNTASELILYLAQFLTNKVQDLVTCLSEIADEEEEKMDADERYTPEHGAILHIRRRAAGLKRFLAPQRDIFGQLTRIKMPWFVDDDADYWNELNNSLTRYLEELELTRERVGLVLEAEDRRLSERMNRTMYRFGIITCIFLPMSFITGLLGINVGGIPFSSSPYGFLIACLTVLALAFGQWWLFRRLRWV
- the rraA gene encoding ribonuclease E activity regulator RraA, which codes for MNHYLTPDLCDAYPELVQVLEPMFSNFGGRDSFGGEIVTIKCFEDNSLVKEQVDLKGNGKVLVVDGGGSLRRALLGDMLAEKAAKNGWEGLVIYGCIRDVDVIAQTDLGVQALASHPMKTDKRGIGDLNVPVTFAGVTFHPGQYIYADNNGVIISPSPLKMPE